A single region of the Enterococcus mundtii genome encodes:
- a CDS encoding universal stress protein: MVDTYKNILVAIDGSEKSEKAFIEAIATAKRNQAKLHILYVNEVSGNYFGDFAFVTTSLQEELDEVADKQMKEHQNLAIEKGLTDIKTYVLYGYPKTLIANFNESEEPIDLIVMGATGLNAVERALVGSTTSYVVNHAKCNVLVVK, encoded by the coding sequence ATGGTAGACACGTATAAAAATATTTTAGTAGCAATCGACGGTTCAGAAAAATCAGAAAAAGCATTTATTGAAGCAATCGCAACAGCAAAACGAAATCAAGCAAAATTACACATCTTGTATGTAAATGAGGTGTCAGGGAATTATTTTGGTGACTTTGCTTTTGTCACAACAAGTTTACAAGAAGAGTTAGATGAAGTGGCAGACAAACAAATGAAGGAACATCAAAATCTAGCGATCGAAAAAGGTTTGACGGATATTAAAACATATGTGTTATACGGTTATCCTAAAACATTGATCGCAAACTTCAACGAGTCAGAAGAGCCAATTGACTTGATCGTCATGGGGGCGACTGGGTTAAACGCCGTTGAACGTGCATTGGTTGGTTCAACGACTTCTTATGTGGTAAATCACGCGAAATGCAATGTATTAGTAGTAAAATAG
- the thiD gene encoding bifunctional hydroxymethylpyrimidine kinase/phosphomethylpyrimidine kinase — protein sequence MEQQYVQVMTIAGSDSDGSAGMQADLHTFFTRKVYGVSVLTACVAGNSYGIGASVPLPTDFIDKEFELLADDYQVKAAKTGMLADATLINTVVKNIQRYDFGPLVVDPVIMTKHGNQLLEEEALTTLKTALLPLAEVVTPNFYEAEKLTGLKLRTEEDYEKAAKILQELGPKNVLIKGHHTSDSNQQTVRDYVRLASGKTFWLEAPFYATDRINGTGDSLSACIAAELAKGETVEAAIRIAKQYVNQAIKEELFIGHKYGPINHWAASTID from the coding sequence ATGGAACAACAATATGTCCAAGTAATGACGATCGCTGGATCAGATAGCGATGGAAGTGCAGGGATGCAAGCAGACTTGCATACGTTTTTTACAAGAAAGGTCTATGGGGTATCTGTTTTGACTGCTTGTGTCGCTGGAAATTCTTATGGAATCGGTGCAAGTGTTCCGTTACCTACGGATTTTATCGATAAAGAATTTGAACTGCTTGCAGATGATTACCAAGTCAAAGCAGCAAAGACTGGGATGCTAGCAGATGCGACATTGATCAATACCGTGGTCAAAAATATTCAAAGGTATGATTTCGGTCCCTTGGTAGTTGATCCAGTCATCATGACGAAACATGGCAATCAATTATTGGAAGAAGAAGCATTGACTACATTAAAAACAGCATTACTGCCATTGGCAGAAGTAGTGACTCCTAATTTTTATGAAGCAGAAAAACTGACTGGTCTCAAATTGAGAACAGAAGAAGATTATGAAAAAGCGGCTAAGATCCTCCAAGAGCTGGGACCCAAAAATGTTTTGATCAAAGGACATCATACTAGTGATTCCAATCAACAAACAGTGAGGGATTATGTTCGTTTAGCTTCAGGAAAAACATTTTGGTTAGAAGCACCATTTTATGCAACAGATCGCATCAATGGAACAGGTGATTCTTTATCTGCGTGTATTGCTGCTGAATTAGCAAAAGGAGAAACGGTGGAAGCAGCCATCCGTATTGCGAAACAATATGTCAATCAAGCAATCAAAGAAGAACTTTTTATTGGACATAAATATGGCCCAATCAATCATTGGGCGGCAAGTACGATCGACTAA
- the celB gene encoding PTS cellobiose transporter subunit IIC: MNGFMDKLAQKIMPLANLLGQNRYLTVLRDAFMLSFPLTMFGSIVVVFNNLPFFSDATKGTLSSLFGNGQNATMSIMSVFVTFGIGYYLSKSYDVEGIFGGAVSFASFLILTPFVMTTVGGEEVSGVLTLDRLGAKGMFIGMIAAFIAGEIYCRITKRGWQIKMPASVPPAVTKSFAALIPAVVTLTVFLIINAVMTGVFHANLHDVVYEVIQKPLTGLGSSLPATLIALFFVQFLWFFGLHGQIIVNSVMDPIWNTLMLDNLEAYQNGQELPHIITKPFMETFTVGIGGSGMTLAVVLLMAFVLKKKQYRDVGRLALAPGIFNVNEPAIFGLPIVLNATILIPWVVAPLVVTTFNYLVMAAGIVPAPTGVSVPWTVPIIASGVLATNSWLGGLLQVIDFVIVAVIWYPFLMILDKQPDLDVV; encoded by the coding sequence ATGAACGGTTTTATGGATAAACTTGCTCAGAAAATCATGCCTTTAGCGAACCTACTAGGGCAAAATCGTTACTTGACAGTGTTACGGGATGCATTTATGTTGTCGTTTCCTTTAACAATGTTCGGATCGATTGTTGTCGTTTTCAATAACTTACCTTTCTTTAGTGATGCGACTAAAGGAACGTTGTCTAGCTTATTTGGAAATGGACAAAATGCAACAATGAGTATCATGTCTGTCTTTGTTACTTTTGGTATTGGCTATTATTTATCTAAATCATATGATGTAGAAGGTATTTTTGGAGGGGCTGTCTCATTCGCCAGCTTCTTGATCTTAACACCTTTCGTCATGACAACTGTTGGTGGCGAAGAAGTATCAGGTGTGTTGACTCTTGATCGCTTAGGTGCAAAAGGAATGTTCATCGGTATGATCGCAGCTTTCATCGCAGGTGAAATCTATTGCCGAATCACTAAACGTGGTTGGCAAATCAAAATGCCTGCAAGCGTACCACCAGCTGTGACGAAATCATTTGCTGCGTTGATCCCAGCAGTGGTTACTTTAACTGTCTTCTTGATCATCAATGCAGTGATGACTGGTGTCTTCCACGCAAACTTGCATGATGTGGTTTACGAAGTTATCCAAAAACCATTGACTGGTTTAGGAAGTAGTTTACCTGCAACTTTAATTGCTTTGTTCTTTGTACAATTCTTATGGTTCTTTGGTCTTCATGGTCAAATCATTGTCAACTCTGTGATGGACCCGATTTGGAACACACTAATGCTTGATAACTTAGAGGCATATCAAAATGGTCAAGAATTGCCACACATCATCACAAAACCATTTATGGAAACATTCACTGTCGGAATCGGTGGCTCAGGTATGACTTTAGCAGTTGTACTATTGATGGCCTTTGTTTTGAAGAAAAAACAATATCGTGATGTCGGTCGTTTAGCTCTTGCACCAGGAATCTTCAACGTGAATGAACCAGCAATTTTTGGTTTACCGATCGTATTGAACGCAACTATTTTGATTCCTTGGGTTGTCGCACCATTAGTTGTAACAACGTTCAACTACCTTGTAATGGCAGCAGGTATCGTACCAGCGCCAACTGGTGTCTCCGTTCCATGGACAGTGCCAATCATCGCGAGTGGTGTCTTAGCCACAAACTCATGGTTAGGTGGCTTACTCCAAGTGATCGATTTTGTGATCGTTGCAGTTATCTGGTATCCATTCTTGATGATCTTAGATAAACAACCTGATTTGGATGTTGTTTGA
- a CDS encoding GntR family transcriptional regulator, whose translation MPKYEEIANVLRDRIRSKKYPPNSFLPNQVDLVEEFNASRMTIKKAINILAMEGLVYSQRGSGTKILSHPYLNKDTSPANEYEGLSLQMKRRQRSLTSQIIQFDVEFPNAFIQERLMIDAEQPVYNIHRLRILDDEPYILEHTFMPVQLVPGLKKEHLLSSIYDYLHKELNVHFAGAYRAISADKSSAFDQQYLNCAETDPVLEVQQVVYLKDGQPIEYSSSRNRFDVRNYSLLDVRGNQ comes from the coding sequence GTGCCAAAATATGAAGAAATCGCAAATGTCCTAAGAGATCGAATTCGTTCAAAAAAATATCCACCAAATAGTTTTTTACCAAATCAGGTGGATCTAGTCGAAGAATTCAACGCTAGTCGAATGACGATCAAAAAAGCCATCAACATCTTAGCCATGGAAGGACTCGTTTATTCCCAAAGAGGGTCTGGAACTAAGATTTTAAGCCATCCTTATTTAAACAAAGATACTTCTCCAGCTAATGAATACGAAGGATTAAGTTTACAAATGAAACGCCGACAACGCTCGCTGACAAGTCAGATCATTCAATTCGATGTTGAGTTTCCTAATGCTTTTATTCAAGAACGCTTGATGATCGATGCGGAACAGCCTGTGTATAATATTCATCGCCTACGTATCTTAGATGATGAACCGTATATTCTAGAACATACTTTTATGCCAGTTCAACTTGTTCCAGGATTAAAGAAAGAGCATCTCCTATCATCGATCTATGATTATTTGCACAAAGAACTCAATGTCCATTTTGCCGGAGCCTATCGCGCGATCTCAGCAGATAAAAGCTCTGCATTTGATCAACAATATTTGAATTGTGCAGAGACCGATCCAGTTCTTGAAGTCCAGCAAGTAGTCTATCTAAAAGATGGTCAACCCATCGAGTATTCCTCAAGCCGCAATCGCTTTGATGTCCGCAATTATTCACTGTTGGATGTCCGTGGAAATCAATAA
- a CDS encoding ring-cleaving dioxygenase → MDTTIRGVHHVTAMTSSATKIYRFFTDILGMRLIKKTVNQDDIETYHLYFTDEHGSAGTDMTFFDFPNQPKGTKGTDTIARTSFRVPSDTALEYWLARFEKYQITHSEIKERFGKKYLEFEDFDEQAYQLISDEKNSGVPAGVPWKNSSIPTDVAITGLGPVIVRVSDLEPIRTVLLALLGFKETEQVDDFYLFEVSAGGNGASIIVEHRADLPKAIEGYGNVHHLALRVADHEALQFWINKISQTSLPSSGFVDRFYFESEYFLASTHVLFELATDGPGFFGDEPAETAGEILALPPLLEAKRKEIEAYVRPFDTRDANQKRVD, encoded by the coding sequence ATGGATACAACAATCAGAGGCGTCCACCATGTGACAGCAATGACATCTAGCGCAACAAAAATCTATCGCTTCTTTACAGACATTTTAGGCATGCGTTTGATCAAAAAGACAGTGAATCAAGATGATATTGAAACTTACCACTTATATTTCACCGACGAACATGGCTCTGCCGGTACAGATATGACCTTTTTTGATTTTCCCAACCAGCCAAAAGGAACGAAAGGAACGGATACGATCGCACGTACGTCTTTTCGTGTCCCTTCCGATACAGCATTAGAGTATTGGTTGGCTCGCTTTGAAAAATACCAAATCACTCATTCTGAGATCAAAGAACGTTTTGGTAAGAAATATCTTGAATTTGAAGATTTCGATGAACAAGCGTATCAATTGATTTCGGATGAAAAAAATAGCGGCGTTCCTGCGGGTGTTCCTTGGAAAAACAGTAGTATACCGACAGACGTGGCAATCACTGGACTTGGTCCGGTCATCGTACGTGTGAGTGATCTTGAGCCGATCCGAACAGTATTGCTGGCCTTACTCGGTTTTAAAGAAACCGAACAAGTGGATGATTTTTATTTGTTTGAAGTTAGTGCTGGTGGAAACGGCGCTAGTATCATCGTCGAACATCGTGCCGATCTACCCAAGGCCATCGAAGGGTACGGCAATGTCCATCACCTCGCTTTACGTGTCGCTGATCATGAAGCACTACAGTTTTGGATCAATAAAATTAGTCAAACGTCCCTACCTAGCTCTGGATTTGTTGATCGCTTTTACTTTGAATCTGAGTATTTCTTAGCTTCTACTCATGTCTTATTTGAATTAGCCACCGATGGCCCTGGATTCTTTGGAGATGAACCCGCTGAAACAGCTGGAGAGATCCTTGCTTTGCCACCATTATTAGAAGCAAAAAGAAAAGAAATCGAAGCGTATGTTCGACCTTTTGACACGCGTGATGCAAACCAAAAACGGGTAGATTAA
- a CDS encoding lipase gives MKITDKNYNKLNEVVYRIDPNHLYYDPTLKEGEIRKFSGTTFKILKLKENSKTDGMQAMAVAPLDEKGNVDTSQVVISYAGTNTSDFKDIETDIRTIGGFFDKTVSPGFSMTPSQARVSGQLTSATEFAKEVKNEYKDAEISTTGHSLGQYLALYVAAENQWKNVGFNGPDPYELLSPESKKWIKENPGMLTNYRNRGDELLGNLMGDGTGAEIKISMEMGLMNPFDYHGLDIWRFDKYGNLIIPENDYNTKASIQQEKHKAMSDFSSHLGTLKKWREKFTASGGHLSANERIYLNHSQTKVVVETMGRKTKSAMEKVIRINQSSIERIEMNWAEELRRAEHAAPSLTAWEVKETLASVGVTWETHVMTPKEKCQQRIQKARRKGERYDELAKEIKNKIDDLVARDQELANQLKG, from the coding sequence ATGAAAATTACAGATAAAAATTATAACAAATTAAATGAAGTAGTGTATAGAATAGACCCTAACCATCTTTACTATGATCCTACTTTAAAAGAAGGAGAAATACGGAAATTTAGCGGGACTACATTCAAAATACTAAAACTTAAAGAAAACTCTAAAACAGATGGCATGCAAGCTATGGCAGTTGCTCCGCTGGATGAAAAAGGGAACGTTGATACTTCCCAAGTAGTGATTTCTTATGCAGGAACAAATACATCAGATTTTAAGGATATAGAAACAGATATACGAACGATTGGTGGTTTTTTTGATAAAACAGTTAGTCCGGGTTTTTCTATGACACCTAGTCAAGCACGTGTTTCAGGGCAATTGACGTCAGCTACTGAGTTTGCGAAAGAGGTAAAGAATGAGTATAAAGATGCCGAAATTTCTACAACTGGACATTCATTAGGACAGTATCTAGCCTTGTATGTCGCAGCTGAAAACCAATGGAAAAATGTTGGGTTCAATGGACCAGATCCTTACGAACTATTATCTCCAGAATCCAAAAAATGGATAAAGGAAAATCCGGGGATGTTGACGAATTATCGTAATCGTGGGGATGAATTGCTTGGCAATCTCATGGGAGATGGAACAGGCGCAGAAATAAAAATAAGCATGGAAATGGGGTTAATGAATCCGTTTGATTATCATGGTTTAGATATTTGGAGGTTTGATAAATACGGAAATCTGATCATTCCAGAGAACGACTATAATACGAAAGCAAGTATACAACAGGAAAAACATAAAGCAATGAGTGATTTCTCAAGTCATTTGGGAACGTTGAAAAAATGGCGTGAGAAGTTTACTGCGAGTGGAGGACATTTATCAGCGAATGAGCGAATTTATTTAAATCATAGTCAAACAAAGGTAGTTGTAGAAACAATGGGACGAAAGACTAAAAGTGCAATGGAAAAAGTCATTCGAATCAATCAGAGTAGTATTGAACGAATCGAAATGAATTGGGCAGAAGAGCTACGAAGAGCGGAACATGCTGCACCTTCTTTGACTGCTTGGGAAGTAAAAGAAACATTGGCATCTGTTGGCGTGACATGGGAAACACACGTAATGACGCCAAAGGAAAAGTGTCAACAAAGAATCCAAAAAGCCAGACGAAAAGGCGAACGCTATGACGAATTGGCGAAAGAAATCAAAAATAAAATCGATGATTTAGTCGCACGAGATCAAGAATTAGCCAATCAACTAAAGGGATGA
- a CDS encoding glycoside hydrolase family 1 protein codes for MTNYVFPENFWWGSAASGPQTEGRVAGDGKGENIWDHWYDLEPEKFFNQVGPSKTSQVYTKYKEDVALMKATGHNTFRTSIQWSRLLPNGTGKVNEQAVTFYRTYFEELIENGIEPFVNLFHFDMPMPLQEKGGWLARETVDAYAEYAKTCFELFGDLVKKWFTHNEPIVPVEGGYLYQFHYPNHVDFKEAVQVGFHENLASAKAIQIYHETGQDGEIGIILNLTPSYPRDENNAADVKAAAIADAFFNRSFLDPAIKGEFPQELIDIVKELDIMPVMEEGDLTIIQENKVDLLGINYYQPRRIKAKETPIDKDRAPLPDDYFDNYDMPNKKMNPYRGWEIYEKGIYDILTNTRENYGNIKCFISENGMGVEGEERYVNEQGMIEDDYRIEFVTDHLKYVHQAIQEGTNCLGYHMWTCMDNWSWTNAYKNRYGFIAVDLDQDGKRTIKKSGHWFKEVATNNGFDA; via the coding sequence ATGACAAACTATGTATTTCCAGAAAATTTTTGGTGGGGTTCAGCTGCTAGTGGACCACAAACAGAAGGACGTGTAGCAGGAGATGGAAAAGGAGAAAATATTTGGGATCATTGGTACGACTTGGAGCCTGAGAAGTTTTTCAATCAAGTAGGACCAAGCAAGACTTCTCAAGTCTACACGAAGTATAAAGAGGATGTCGCATTGATGAAAGCTACTGGTCATAATACGTTCCGAACATCGATCCAGTGGAGTCGTTTGCTTCCTAATGGTACAGGGAAAGTAAATGAGCAAGCAGTCACTTTCTATCGTACGTATTTTGAAGAATTGATTGAAAATGGTATTGAACCCTTCGTCAATCTCTTCCATTTTGATATGCCGATGCCTTTACAAGAAAAAGGTGGCTGGTTAGCAAGAGAGACTGTTGATGCTTATGCTGAGTATGCCAAAACATGTTTTGAGCTATTCGGAGATCTTGTGAAGAAATGGTTTACGCACAATGAGCCGATCGTTCCTGTAGAAGGTGGCTATCTTTATCAGTTCCACTATCCAAATCATGTGGACTTCAAAGAAGCAGTTCAAGTGGGTTTCCACGAAAACTTGGCAAGTGCGAAGGCGATTCAGATCTACCATGAAACAGGACAAGATGGGGAGATCGGTATTATCCTGAATTTGACTCCAAGTTATCCACGTGACGAAAATAATGCGGCCGATGTGAAAGCTGCGGCGATTGCGGACGCCTTTTTCAATCGCTCATTCCTTGATCCAGCAATAAAAGGTGAATTTCCACAAGAGTTGATCGATATCGTCAAAGAATTGGATATCATGCCTGTTATGGAAGAAGGCGATTTGACGATCATCCAAGAAAATAAAGTGGATCTATTAGGAATCAATTACTATCAACCACGACGGATCAAAGCGAAAGAAACACCGATCGACAAAGATCGTGCGCCGTTACCAGATGATTATTTCGATAACTACGATATGCCGAATAAAAAAATGAATCCTTATCGTGGTTGGGAAATTTATGAGAAAGGTATCTATGATATCTTGACGAATACGAGAGAAAATTATGGCAATATCAAATGCTTTATCTCTGAAAATGGCATGGGTGTCGAAGGGGAAGAGCGCTACGTAAATGAACAAGGCATGATCGAAGATGATTATCGTATCGAGTTTGTGACAGATCATTTGAAATATGTGCATCAAGCCATTCAAGAAGGAACAAATTGTTTAGGGTATCATATGTGGACATGTATGGATAACTGGTCATGGACAAATGCGTATAAAAACCGTTATGGCTTTATCGCAGTCGATCTAGATCAAGATGGGAAACGGACGATCAAAAAATCAGGACACTGGTTTAAAGAAGTAGCAACAAATAATGGTTTTGACGCTTAA
- a CDS encoding alpha/beta hydrolase has protein sequence MKYLYRQGKATQKKLILLHGTGGDEHSLLEIAEFLAPESTLLSFRGNINEQGLNRFFKRNGLNQFDYDSLAEESTKLYNKIKEISHLQDIPLTDWIVVGFSNGANIAAHIMLAQQTELKKGLFFHPMSLDDYQEKSELPDTSVWLSFGEGDPIVSNTSFSHLVREFDSRGAKVTTQITDQGHQLTMDELTHAKQWLDTLD, from the coding sequence TTGAAGTATCTTTATAGACAAGGAAAAGCAACACAAAAAAAATTGATTCTACTTCATGGAACTGGCGGCGACGAACACTCACTTTTGGAAATTGCAGAGTTTCTTGCACCTGAAAGTACGCTTTTATCCTTTAGGGGGAATATCAACGAGCAAGGCTTGAATCGTTTTTTCAAAAGAAACGGCTTGAACCAATTCGACTATGACAGTTTAGCTGAAGAATCTACAAAACTATATAATAAAATCAAGGAAATCAGTCACTTACAGGATATCCCATTAACTGATTGGATCGTTGTCGGTTTTTCAAACGGGGCAAATATTGCCGCTCATATCATGTTGGCTCAACAGACAGAACTAAAAAAAGGGCTCTTCTTTCACCCGATGTCCTTAGATGACTATCAGGAAAAATCAGAACTCCCTGACACTTCTGTCTGGTTATCCTTTGGCGAAGGAGATCCAATCGTTTCTAATACTTCATTTAGTCATTTAGTTCGCGAATTTGATTCACGAGGCGCCAAAGTAACAACACAAATCACAGATCAAGGACATCAATTGACAATGGATGAGTTGACCCATGCCAAGCAATGGCTTGATACTTTAGACTAA
- the cls gene encoding cardiolipin synthase encodes MVGSIITFLYVLNALIALVTILIKPRDVAAIWAWLLVLFALPGFGFILYLFFGRGLTDKKKFYLRQSDLTELENFQDFKGDTLEHYDPIIQNEDHQHFVDFFSSLNQMPLTRKNAVTLLTDGQEKLTAVLKDIEAAEHSIHIEYYAFVTDNIGQQILKVLEKKAAEGVEVRLLYDAFGSHGTKTKDFKKLVENGGHVHTFITSQRALLRFRLNYHDHRKIIVVDGKIGYTGGFNIADQYVNHTKKFGYWRDTHIRIYGAAASLLQLRFLMDWNVSVPDQKKVGYHLDYFFKAEKEDQDQLYQTSIQLVSSGPNNEREQIKLSFIKLISSAKKRVWIQTPYLVPDESVIAALKIAAASGVEVKIMIPNKPDHPFIYRATQYYARQLIKENVQILVYENGFLHAKTLIMDDEICIVGSANQDIRSYRLNFESSAIIYDPAFLQQLADQFVLDEQASNPMTTETVKEMSNWLLFKQQISRLFSPIL; translated from the coding sequence GTGGTAGGAAGCATTATTACTTTTTTATATGTATTGAACGCACTTATTGCTCTTGTAACTATCTTGATCAAACCTCGTGACGTCGCAGCAATTTGGGCATGGTTACTTGTTTTATTTGCTTTACCTGGTTTTGGTTTTATTCTCTACCTTTTCTTTGGCCGTGGTTTGACCGACAAGAAAAAATTCTATCTGCGTCAGAGTGATTTAACAGAACTGGAAAATTTCCAGGATTTCAAGGGGGATACCTTGGAACATTATGATCCCATCATCCAAAATGAAGATCATCAGCATTTCGTTGATTTCTTTTCATCCTTGAATCAAATGCCACTCACACGAAAAAATGCCGTCACTTTACTGACAGACGGTCAAGAAAAATTAACAGCCGTCCTGAAAGATATCGAAGCAGCTGAGCATTCGATCCATATCGAATATTATGCCTTCGTTACTGACAACATCGGCCAACAAATCTTGAAAGTATTGGAAAAAAAAGCAGCGGAAGGTGTCGAAGTCCGTTTACTCTATGATGCCTTTGGCTCCCATGGCACAAAAACAAAAGATTTTAAAAAGTTAGTCGAAAATGGTGGTCATGTCCACACGTTCATCACTTCCCAGCGGGCACTTCTACGCTTTCGTCTGAATTATCATGATCATCGAAAAATCATTGTTGTTGATGGCAAGATTGGATACACAGGTGGTTTCAACATCGCCGATCAATATGTCAACCACACCAAAAAATTTGGCTATTGGCGAGATACGCATATTCGTATTTATGGGGCCGCTGCCTCTTTATTACAGCTTCGCTTTTTGATGGATTGGAATGTCTCTGTTCCAGATCAAAAAAAAGTCGGCTATCATTTAGATTATTTCTTTAAAGCAGAGAAAGAAGATCAGGATCAACTATACCAAACATCGATCCAACTTGTATCTAGCGGACCGAACAATGAACGGGAACAGATAAAGTTATCCTTTATCAAGCTGATCAGTTCAGCAAAAAAACGTGTATGGATCCAAACACCTTATTTAGTACCTGATGAGAGTGTGATTGCTGCGTTAAAAATCGCTGCCGCTTCTGGCGTAGAGGTGAAAATCATGATCCCTAACAAACCAGATCATCCTTTCATCTACAGAGCAACTCAGTACTACGCTCGCCAATTGATCAAAGAAAATGTACAGATCTTAGTTTATGAAAATGGCTTTTTACATGCGAAAACATTGATCATGGACGACGAAATCTGCATAGTCGGATCAGCTAACCAAGATATTCGTAGCTATCGTTTGAATTTTGAAAGTAGTGCAATCATTTATGATCCAGCTTTCTTGCAACAACTAGCCGACCAATTTGTACTTGATGAACAAGCAAGCAATCCGATGACTACTGAAACAGTCAAAGAAATGTCAAATTGGTTGTTGTTCAAACAACAAATCTCCAGACTATTCTCACCGATTTTGTAA